A DNA window from Candidatus Baltobacteraceae bacterium contains the following coding sequences:
- the rplP gene encoding 50S ribosomal protein L16 has protein sequence MLTPKRVKWRKVQRGRMTGAAVRGSALTFGDYGLQAMEPCWMTNRQIEAARIALTRHIKRGGKVWIKVFPDKPVTKKPAEVRMGAGKGNPEVWVAVVRPGRILFELSGVDAAVAREALRRAAAKLPIGTKIISREEG, from the coding sequence ATGTTGACTCCTAAACGCGTCAAATGGCGCAAAGTACAGCGCGGTCGCATGACCGGTGCTGCGGTGCGAGGCAGCGCGCTCACGTTCGGCGATTACGGATTGCAGGCGATGGAGCCGTGCTGGATGACCAACCGCCAAATCGAAGCGGCGCGTATTGCATTGACGCGCCACATCAAACGCGGCGGCAAAGTCTGGATCAAGGTGTTCCCCGACAAACCGGTGACGAAGAAGCCGGCCGAAGTCCGCATGGGTGCCGGCAAAGGTAATCCGGAGGTGTGGGTCGCCGTCGTGCGCCCGGGCCGTATTCTGTTCGAACTTTCGGGCGTCGATGCAGCCGTCGCACGCGAAGCGCTGCGCCGCGCCGCCGCCAAGTTGCCGATCGGTACGAAGATCATCTCGCGCGAGGAGGGCTGA
- the rplV gene encoding 50S ribosomal protein L22 — translation MTDGTQSQHAVAHLRFVRMAPRKLRRVADAIRGKSVREALVMLKFADVYAAEPIEKLVRSAVANAGNNHDMNSDDLYIARITVDGGPGGRFTKRLDPRAQGRAYFKRKRLSHVTVIVSEQAPAKAPRKRAGASVRVARTTRRSTAAASTSKKKTSARKRTAKAATAKKAAE, via the coding sequence ATGACCGACGGAACGCAGTCTCAGCACGCCGTCGCGCACTTGCGGTTCGTGCGCATGGCTCCGCGCAAGCTTCGCCGCGTCGCCGACGCGATTCGCGGCAAGAGCGTGCGCGAAGCGCTCGTGATGCTCAAGTTTGCCGACGTTTACGCCGCCGAGCCCATCGAGAAGCTGGTGCGCAGCGCCGTTGCCAACGCGGGCAATAACCACGACATGAATAGCGACGATCTGTATATCGCGCGGATCACCGTCGACGGCGGTCCGGGCGGACGCTTCACCAAGCGATTGGATCCGCGGGCCCAAGGGCGCGCGTATTTCAAGCGCAAGCGTCTCTCGCACGTGACCGTGATCGTCAGCGAACAGGCGCCGGCCAAAGCGCCGCGCAAGCGCGCCGGTGCCAGCGTCCGAGTCGCGCGCACCACGCGTCGCTCCACCGCAGCGGCGTCGACGAGCAAGAAGAAAACTTCCGCGCGCAAGCGCACCGCAAAAGCGGCCACCGCCAAGAAAGCTGCGGAGTAA